The genomic interval AGGCTATACAACACTCTGTCTTTAGCCTTGTAAACATCATTCTGTTTTAGACTATCAGCTATAGATGCAGCTTGCTGATAATTGCCTGACTGAAATGAAGCCCCCATTTGCTTTTGCCCCGTCATAAGCTGTTGCGACGCGCAAGCAGTTAGTAAGGTTGAATATAAAACTAAAAGTATTACTCTACCCGATGCTTTACTTATACTAATCATAAATTTGAACCCCTAAATTACAATGACCATTCATTGCATTTATCATGTCATAGCACATACCCCACATAAATTTGCGGGCTCTCCTGATTATAAAAATAGCCTCTCTCTTATTTCAAAGCCAATACCTGTGAACATTACAAACCCATGCACAGGTTAAACGTACCTAAATTAACTTAGAGCCTACCACTTAACTTTATTCCTCTCAATCATCTTCTTGATTTTCTTGTTCCCAAGCCAAGCTTTGGTATTATTTTCTACATTAATTAATTCAAGATTAACAGTATAAAACTTGGCAGCCTTAGTTCCATCCAGATTCTTATCCACATTGGCATCAATATTACCTACTAGCATATAGTCAGCGCCTAATTCTTTAGCAAGCGCAGAAGCTGACTCATACGATGCATGTTGCTGTTGGTCAGTTCGCTCAGCACGAATTTGCTCACGTTGCTCAGGATCAGCAACAATCTGAATCTGCTGGCTATTAACTACTGCCCGTTCAATTTCTTTAATAAAAATATTCGTCTGGATATGCTCAGTGGTGTTATTCCGGATATTCCCCACAATCATAACCGGCCTGTCTTTCTGTTCATTCTGTAGCCAGGCTGCAGAGAGTAAATCAGATGTCATGTCTTGAGCTACCATGCGAGCATCCGTATCATTCCATTTGCCCGACAGGTCAGTTTGTGAATCTGTCTCCACGCGATTCACTTCTTGCGAAGGTGCACATCCTATTACCATAAACCCAACTAATAAACTCACTACTATAGCAAACCTCATCATATTATACCCCTTTACTAATCTTGACTTTGTGTTTTTATTTAAACTGATTTTTGAAATTGCCACATTTAAGTAACTATTTCAAATCTATTTTTCTAAAGCTTGTAAATATAAATCTTTATGATTTAATTTATTTTAACTGCTTCCGTTTTGGTTGAATATAATCGAAAAACCTAAATCAAGAGTTATTATGAGACATTCGGCATTTAGTTATTTACGCCCCGTTCTATTACTCGTTGTGATGTTCTTTACCCTTTCCCTGACCGCTAACAGCCAAGACTTTGAAGAATGGAAAGAAAATTACCTGCAGGAGTTTAAGGATTTTCAAAATAAATATGACAAGCAGTTTCACAAAATGTTGCAACAGGAGTGGACCAACCTTGATGTTAATATTAGTCCTGACCCTTATAAAGAAAATAAGCCCGAGCGGCCGCCTACAGTAGAAGAACCTTCAGTTTCGGACTCAAAACCTGTTCCCAATGTTTCACTTACCAATAAGGAAAAATCAAGCCCACCGGTTACAAAGAAAACAACAGATACAGATGAAATTACTGTTGAAAACCGCAAAAAAGCACCTCCTGCAAATCTCCAATCAGGATTAAAGCCAACCTTTAAACCAACGGTGGAAAAGGCCGATGTCACAACCAAGAACCTCATGTTTTTTGATGTGCCTATTAGGTATCGATACTACACAGCTTTTCAAAAACAGATAGATAAACCTGTAAATAAAAAAGTGATCTCCAACTTCTGGAAACATCTGAGTACTAAGGATTACCCTCCCTTTTTAAATCAGATAAAACAAGTTCAAAACAAATTATCGCTTAATGATTTTGGATATGCCCAGCTGCTCGAAAATATAGGTGAACAAATTTATGGCAAAGACACACCTGAATCCACCTTGTTTGCTTGGTTTATGCTCACCCAGTCTGGTTTTAATACCCGTATAGGATATAATCAGGAAAATGTATACTTGCTTATCCAAACAACCCCCCGACTGTTTAATACTACTTATTTTACGATGAAGGGTACTAAGTATTATGCCATCTCATTTAATGAGACCAATAACAAGGCCCCGTCAAAACTTTATACCTATAAAGGTGATTATCCCAAATCTGATATGAAAGCACTAAACCTGTCAGCAACTGATTTTCCGGCCTTCCCCGAAAAACCCATGAACAAAACAATGTCGTTTAGCTACAAGGATACCAGCTATAGCTTTGATGTGCCTATTAATCAACAGGTTATTAATTACTACAAAAACTACCCCAATGCATACCTGGGATTATACTTTAACAGCAGGATGGATACAACGACCTACAATCAGCTGGCACGTTCACTACGGCCATTACTAAAAGGGAAAAGTGATTTTGAAAAGGTTAGCATCCTGCTGCGTTTTGTACAGACATCTCTGGAATATAAAACTGACCAACAGCAGTTTAATAAAGAAAAATATATGTTTCCCGAAGAGGCATTATACTATCCCGCTGCCGATTGTGAAGACAGAGCAGCTCTTTTTGCCTACTTAGTTGAGCATTTGGTGGGACTCGACTACATAAGCTTACGCTATCCAAACCACCTGACCGTCGCTGTTCACTTTCCCGAAAACCCACCGGAAGGAACCCATTTTAACTATCGAGGCAAATCCTACTATATGGCTGATCCCACTTACATTAACGCCGGTATCGGAATGGTAATGCCCAGCATTAAAAATAAATCTCCCGAAATAATGGATTGGGAAATGTAGAACGTTGTCTTCCTCTAATTCTTAAACACTTTAAAGAACTCTTCGACATTAT from Fodinibius salinus carries:
- a CDS encoding penicillin-binding protein activator LpoB, yielding MMRFAIVVSLLVGFMVIGCAPSQEVNRVETDSQTDLSGKWNDTDARMVAQDMTSDLLSAAWLQNEQKDRPVMIVGNIRNNTTEHIQTNIFIKEIERAVVNSQQIQIVADPEQREQIRAERTDQQQHASYESASALAKELGADYMLVGNIDANVDKNLDGTKAAKFYTVNLELINVENNTKAWLGNKKIKKMIERNKVKW